The genomic segment GTCATGGCATTCGGTTGGCGCGGGAAACGGTGCGGCAGCAATTACCCTTTTGGGATGATGTGACGATTCGTCGTACCCTGGCCAGTCTGGTCGACAAGGGGCTGGTGCGCTTGCACGGCCCGATGTATCCGGAAAGTATTGAACTGGTACTGAGCTTTGATCAGAACCAGTCCTCGGTCAACGCTTCCGCCCAGCGAGTCGAAACCAGCCAGGCCATGGGCACCGGGTCTATGGGGCGTGGGCCTATAGGCACAGGGTCGCCGCCAACCAGCGCGATACCGACAGGTCACCAGGGGATCAGCAACGAGTGGCAGCCCGGTGCTGACACTCTGACGCGACTGCAACAGCATGGTATTCCCACCAGTTTTATCTGGACCCAGCGGGATGTCTTTTTATTGCAGGGGCAAGAGCAGGGGGCTAATCGTAATGACTGGAATACCCGCTTTTTCCGCTTTGTCAAAAAACAGTGGGTGTACGCCCAGAACGACGCCGAACGTCAACGGCTACAGCAGGAAAACCAGCTGAATCGCAGTGGTTTTAATGTTGCCAGTGACGAAGCTGCACCCATTGGCCACCAATGGCGACCAAGTGAGGACGCGCTACAGATTTTGCAACGTTCAGGTATCGATCAGCAGTTTATTGACGACGCGGTAGCCGAGTTTATTCTTTACTGGCGCGAGCGGGGCGATGCGTTAAAAACCTGGAACAGCAAGTTTATTCAGCATATTCGCCAGCAATGGGCACGCTATTCAGCAGCCATGGAACACTCTACGGTGCCCTTGCCGATCGCCAGCGACTGGCAGCCCTCGCGCGATTGTTACGATATTCTCGCCATGGCTCATATTGATCCGCAATTTGCCCGCGAACGGGTAGCCGAGTTTGTACTCTACTGGCGTGACTCCCATCAGGTGCATAACAGCTGGAACAGTCGCTTTTTGCAATACATCAAACAACAGTGGGCTCGTCAGTTGTCGCAACCGACCACCCAAGGAGGCAAGAATGGACAAACAACTGCTGAACCGGACTACACAACAGTTGAAGCAAGTTTGCGCCGACTCAACGACACCAGCTGGTGATGATGGCTCGCGAGAAGCCAACACCGCACAAAAATCAGCACTGAATCAAATGTTCGAGCTGTTTCGCTTCAACTACCACAACCAGTTTCTTAAAGCCTTTCCCGACGCGGCGACCCTGATCACCGCCAAGCGATTGTGGGCCAGGTTGTTAATGGACTATCCGGCCAGCATGATATTGTCGGCGGCTGAGCGAGCAGTGAAGGAGTGCAGTTACCTGCCGAATGTGCATGAGGTGATTTCTCGTTGTGATCTGGCGGCAGAATTTGGTGTTCCAGACGCTCACGCCGCTTATATAGAAGCCTGTCGGGCACCGTCACCAAAAAAGGACTTCGGCTGGAGTCACCCTATCGTCTATTTTGCCGGGCGCGCCAGCGACTGGTTTTTTCTCGCCAACAGTACTGAGCAGCAGGCATTTTCGGTGTTCAAGCGTAACTACGACTTGCTGCTGCAACGACTGCAACAGGGTGAGGATATTCAGCTGGCCGTCGACAAGGCGCTGCCCGTCACCATCGAACGCCCACTGGATCGTCAGCAGCAACAAGCGAATTTGCAGCAGCTGAAGTCATTGCTGTGACGGGATCAATATCCTTCTAACGGGTAATTGAAGAGGATTTTTCGTCAGATCGTTTGGGTCATTCGTAGTAACAGGTACAAAAAACCCGGCCGAAGCCGGGTTGCAGAGCGGGTAGTTCAAAACATTTTAGTGATCCTGAGCGGCGCCAGCGCCTTTGGGAACACGGATACTTTCGACCATTTCTTCAATATGTTTAGGTACGGGAGCTGTCATGCTGGTTACCGCAAAGGCAACAACAAAGTTGATCAGCGCACCCATGGCACCAAAGGCTTCCGGTGCAATACCAAGGAACCAGTTGTCCGGTGTGTTTGGCAACATTTCGGTGCCAGCAACAAAGAACCAGCCTTTGTAGGTGAAGATGTATACCAGGGTAGACAGCAGACCAGCCAGCATACCGGCGACCGCTCCGGTGTTGTTGATCTTGGTGCTGAAGATACCCATCATCAATGCCGGGAAGATCGAGGACGCTGCCAGACCAAAGGCCAGAGCCACTACCTGAGCCGCGAATCCGGGCGGATTCAGACCAAGGTAACCCGCCACCAATATGGCACCTGCCATGGCGATACGAGCAGCCATGAGTTCCTGCTTCTCACTGATGCCTGGCATAAAGGTGCTTTTCAGCAAGTCGTGCGAGATAGCCGAAGAGATTGCCAGCAACAAACCGGCTGCTGTTGACAGTGCAGCTGCCAGACCACCAGCGGCTACCAGTGCAATGACCCAGTTAGGCAGGTTGGCAATTTCAGGGTTGGCCAATACCATGATGTCTCGGTCAACCTTGACCATTTCATTGCCTTTCCAGCCGTATGATTCAGCTTTGGCGGCGAACTCAGGGTTTGAGTCATCGTAGTACTGGATACGACCGTCACCGTTTTTATCTTCAAACTGCAACAGACCGGTGGTTTCCCAGTTCTTGAACCAATTTGGACGCTTTTCATATTCCAGGTTGGCTTGCGGGTCGCCTACAGCAAATTCAGGGTTCTGAATGGTGTTGGTCAGATTCAGGCGGGCCATGGAGCCAACGGCTGGAGC from the Candidatus Thalassolituus haligoni genome contains:
- a CDS encoding DnaT-like ssDNA-binding domain-containing protein codes for the protein MSSHPLFTDFSIPLSVTLAATIGLEDAVLLTIINQAAVLQHDSSRHGIRLARETVRQQLPFWDDVTIRRTLASLVDKGLVRLHGPMYPESIELVLSFDQNQSSVNASAQRVETSQAMGTGSMGRGPIGTGSPPTSAIPTGHQGISNEWQPGADTLTRLQQHGIPTSFIWTQRDVFLLQGQEQGANRNDWNTRFFRFVKKQWVYAQNDAERQRLQQENQLNRSGFNVASDEAAPIGHQWRPSEDALQILQRSGIDQQFIDDAVAEFILYWRERGDALKTWNSKFIQHIRQQWARYSAAMEHSTVPLPIASDWQPSRDCYDILAMAHIDPQFARERVAEFVLYWRDSHQVHNSWNSRFLQYIKQQWARQLSQPTTQGGKNGQTTAEPDYTTVEASLRRLNDTSW
- a CDS encoding replication protein P, translated to MDKQLLNRTTQQLKQVCADSTTPAGDDGSREANTAQKSALNQMFELFRFNYHNQFLKAFPDAATLITAKRLWARLLMDYPASMILSAAERAVKECSYLPNVHEVISRCDLAAEFGVPDAHAAYIEACRAPSPKKDFGWSHPIVYFAGRASDWFFLANSTEQQAFSVFKRNYDLLLQRLQQGEDIQLAVDKALPVTIERPLDRQQQQANLQQLKSLL
- a CDS encoding sodium:solute symporter family protein; translated protein: MDLTTLTYIVVGLTFALYMGIAVWARAGTTGEFYSAGGGIHPVANGMATGADWMSAASFIGMAGLIAFKGYDASIFLMGWTGGYVLLALCLAPYLRKFGKFTVPDFIGDRYYSKTARIVAVICLIVASLTYVIGQMKGIGVAFSRFLDVDYATGLYSGMAIVFFYAVLGGMKGVTYTQIAQYCVLIFAYTVPAVFISLNLTGNPLPQLGFLSDTADGTPLLVKLDQTLVDLGFAEYTAQKGGTFNMMMYTLSLMFGTAGLPHVIIRFFTVPKVSDARKSAGWALLFIAILYTTAPAVGSMARLNLTNTIQNPEFAVGDPQANLEYEKRPNWFKNWETTGLLQFEDKNGDGRIQYYDDSNPEFAAKAESYGWKGNEMVKVDRDIMVLANPEIANLPNWVIALVAAGGLAAALSTAAGLLLAISSAISHDLLKSTFMPGISEKQELMAARIAMAGAILVAGYLGLNPPGFAAQVVALAFGLAASSIFPALMMGIFSTKINNTGAVAGMLAGLLSTLVYIFTYKGWFFVAGTEMLPNTPDNWFLGIAPEAFGAMGALINFVVAFAVTSMTAPVPKHIEEMVESIRVPKGAGAAQDH